In Coregonus clupeaformis isolate EN_2021a chromosome 32, ASM2061545v1, whole genome shotgun sequence, the following are encoded in one genomic region:
- the irx3a gene encoding iroquois-class homeodomain protein IRX-3a isoform X1 has product MSFPQLGYQYIRPIYPPERQGISNARAGTELSPSGALSNVLSTMYGSPFAAAAQGYGAFLPYSNDISIFNQLGAQYELKDSPGVQGHPGFAHHHPAFYPYGQYQFGDPSRPKNATRESTSTLKAWLSEHRKNPYPTKGEKIMLAIITKMTLTQVSTWFANARRRLKKENKMTWTPRSRTDEEGNVYNSDHEEGEEGDKREDEEEIDLENIDTENIENKDDLDDQDDLHADLKLDGRSDSEISDGYEDLQGPDQRFLKAVVKEGKDINVERGEHFHHHHHHSFEIKASQPNGEQLKLNPVSINSPPSENNAAPAPAQKPKIWSLAETATTPDNPRKSPQMNGSNTVGPGAQTIISPHHRLISCPVGKIQNWTNRAFSAHQLALLNSNHYLGLANQASANGLALYSRQQHQHTQDKSHSSDTAVTERSSALEAEKKLLKTAFHPVHRRPQNQLEAAMVLSALASS; this is encoded by the exons ATGTCTTTCCCGCAGCTGGGATATCAGTACATCCGACCGATATACCCACCGGAGCGCCAGGGTATCAGCAATGCCAGAGCCGGTACGGAGTTGAGCCCGTCCGGGGCACTCTCAAACGTTCTCTCAACTATGTATGGATCACCTTTCGCCGCAGCAGCACAGGGCTATGGAGCATTTCTGCCCTATTCAAACGATatatcaattttcaatcaattg GGTGCTCAGTATGAGTTGAAAGACAGTCCAGGCGTCCAAGGACATCCAGGATTTGCCCACCATCACCCAGCGTTTTACCCATATGGCCAGTATCAGTTTGGTGACCCGTCCAGACCCAAAAATGCGACCAGGGAGAGCACGAGcacactgaaggcctggctgagCGAGCATCGTAAGAACCCCTACCCCACCAAGGGCGAGAAAATCATGCTGGCCATCATCACCAAAATGACCCTCACCCAAGTGTCCACCTGGTTCGCCAATGCCAGGAGGAGGCTAAAGAAGGAGAACAAGATGACCTGGACTCCCCGGAGCCGCACAGACGAAGAGGGAAATGTTTACAACAGTGATcacgaggagggagaggaaggggacaagagggaggatgaggaagagatCGATTTAGAAAATATCGACACGGAAAATATCGAGAATAAGGACGACTTGGATGATCAGGATGACCTACACGCTGATTTAAAATTAGATGGTAGAAGCGACTCTGAGATTTCAGACGGCTATGAGGATTTACAAGGGCCGGATCAGAGATTTCTAAAGGCTGTAGTGAAGGAGGGCAAAGATATTAACGTGGAACGGGGCGAGCacttccaccaccaccaccatcactctttTGAAATTAAAGCCTCACAACCGAATGGCGAACAACTGAAACTGAATCCGGTGTCCATCAATTCGCCCCCATCAGAAAATAACGCGGCCCCGGCCCCGGCCCAAAAGCCAAAGATTTGGTCTTTGGCGGAGACAGCAACAACCCCTGACAATCCCCGCAAATCTCCACAAATGAATGGCAGCAACACAGTTGGGCCCGGGGCCCAGACCATAATCAGCCCTCATCACAGACTCATctcttgtcctgttggaaaaatCCAGAACTGGACAAACCGAGCTTTTTCTGCCCACCAGCTCGCATTACTGAACTCTAACCATTACCTTGGACTGGCGAACCAGGCTTCGGCGAACGGGCTCGCCCTCTACAGCAGGCAGCAACACCAACACACGCAGGACAAGAGTCATAGCTCAGACACAGCCGTCACAG AGAGATCTAGTGCCTTGGAAGCAGAGAAAAAGTTGTTAAAAACAGCCTTCCACCCAGTTCATAGACG GCCTCAGAATCAACTCGAAGCAGCCATGGTTCTATCAGCTCTCGCCTCCTCCTAG
- the irx3a gene encoding iroquois-class homeodomain protein IRX-3a isoform X2 has protein sequence MSFPQLGYQYIRPIYPPERQGISNARAGTELSPSGALSNVLSTMYGSPFAAAAQGYGAFLPYSNDISIFNQLGAQYELKDSPGVQGHPGFAHHHPAFYPYGQYQFGDPSRPKNATRESTSTLKAWLSEHRKNPYPTKGEKIMLAIITKMTLTQVSTWFANARRRLKKENKMTWTPRSRTDEEGNVYNSDHEEGEEGDKREDEEEIDLENIDTENIENKDDLDDQDDLHADLKLDGRSDSEISDGYEDLQGPDQRFLKAVVKEGKDINVERGEHFHHHHHHSFEIKASQPNGEQLKLNPVSINSPPSENNAAPAPAQKPKIWSLAETATTPDNPRKSPQMNGSNTVGPGAQTIISPHHRLISCPVGKIQNWTNRAFSAHQLALLNSNHYLGLANQASANGLALYSRQQHQHTQDKSHSSDTAVTGLRINSKQPWFYQLSPPPRL, from the exons ATGTCTTTCCCGCAGCTGGGATATCAGTACATCCGACCGATATACCCACCGGAGCGCCAGGGTATCAGCAATGCCAGAGCCGGTACGGAGTTGAGCCCGTCCGGGGCACTCTCAAACGTTCTCTCAACTATGTATGGATCACCTTTCGCCGCAGCAGCACAGGGCTATGGAGCATTTCTGCCCTATTCAAACGATatatcaattttcaatcaattg GGTGCTCAGTATGAGTTGAAAGACAGTCCAGGCGTCCAAGGACATCCAGGATTTGCCCACCATCACCCAGCGTTTTACCCATATGGCCAGTATCAGTTTGGTGACCCGTCCAGACCCAAAAATGCGACCAGGGAGAGCACGAGcacactgaaggcctggctgagCGAGCATCGTAAGAACCCCTACCCCACCAAGGGCGAGAAAATCATGCTGGCCATCATCACCAAAATGACCCTCACCCAAGTGTCCACCTGGTTCGCCAATGCCAGGAGGAGGCTAAAGAAGGAGAACAAGATGACCTGGACTCCCCGGAGCCGCACAGACGAAGAGGGAAATGTTTACAACAGTGATcacgaggagggagaggaaggggacaagagggaggatgaggaagagatCGATTTAGAAAATATCGACACGGAAAATATCGAGAATAAGGACGACTTGGATGATCAGGATGACCTACACGCTGATTTAAAATTAGATGGTAGAAGCGACTCTGAGATTTCAGACGGCTATGAGGATTTACAAGGGCCGGATCAGAGATTTCTAAAGGCTGTAGTGAAGGAGGGCAAAGATATTAACGTGGAACGGGGCGAGCacttccaccaccaccaccatcactctttTGAAATTAAAGCCTCACAACCGAATGGCGAACAACTGAAACTGAATCCGGTGTCCATCAATTCGCCCCCATCAGAAAATAACGCGGCCCCGGCCCCGGCCCAAAAGCCAAAGATTTGGTCTTTGGCGGAGACAGCAACAACCCCTGACAATCCCCGCAAATCTCCACAAATGAATGGCAGCAACACAGTTGGGCCCGGGGCCCAGACCATAATCAGCCCTCATCACAGACTCATctcttgtcctgttggaaaaatCCAGAACTGGACAAACCGAGCTTTTTCTGCCCACCAGCTCGCATTACTGAACTCTAACCATTACCTTGGACTGGCGAACCAGGCTTCGGCGAACGGGCTCGCCCTCTACAGCAGGCAGCAACACCAACACACGCAGGACAAGAGTCATAGCTCAGACACAGCCGTCACAG GCCTCAGAATCAACTCGAAGCAGCCATGGTTCTATCAGCTCTCGCCTCCTCCTAGACTTTGA